One part of the Burkholderia vietnamiensis LMG 10929 genome encodes these proteins:
- a CDS encoding Abi-alpha family protein, translating into MIDNWVRLGLIEVSYDRYITEDRFYAWVENRKLYQELKATHDREGQSVIYQRGSMIRTAFGVQFARAVGMFDLSTPAPTAA; encoded by the coding sequence ATGATCGACAATTGGGTTCGGCTCGGTCTCATCGAGGTCAGCTATGATCGATACATAACGGAGGACCGATTCTATGCGTGGGTCGAAAATCGCAAGCTATATCAGGAGTTGAAAGCAACGCACGACAGAGAGGGCCAATCGGTCATTTATCAGAGGGGGTCGATGATTCGCACCGCCTTCGGTGTTCAATTCGCGCGTGCGGTTGGCATGTTTGACTTATCAACGCCAGCGCCAACCGCCGCCTGA
- a CDS encoding Abi-alpha family protein, with product MVDPVSTAKGGIEAVGALMKVAGDTPEVKEAGKNLGQAAVTLTKTINNALLPLAALNYGIEKARAYFAERFQSEMAAKAASIPTDEMVEPKSSVAGPALQGLAFTHEEPDLKAMYLSLLATAMDKRVSRSAHPAFVEIIRQIDAAEVPLLRPILLNPGLQPIVEIRQSLAGC from the coding sequence ATGGTTGACCCGGTATCAACCGCCAAAGGCGGTATTGAAGCAGTGGGCGCATTGATGAAAGTGGCAGGCGATACGCCGGAAGTAAAGGAAGCAGGAAAGAACCTCGGCCAAGCGGCAGTTACTCTGACGAAGACCATTAACAATGCGCTCTTGCCGCTGGCCGCGTTGAATTACGGCATTGAGAAAGCTCGAGCTTACTTTGCTGAACGCTTTCAGAGCGAAATGGCGGCGAAGGCGGCGTCGATTCCGACCGACGAGATGGTTGAGCCCAAAAGCTCGGTTGCCGGCCCCGCGCTGCAGGGTTTGGCGTTCACGCACGAAGAGCCGGATCTGAAGGCCATGTACCTGTCGTTGCTAGCGACCGCGATGGACAAGCGAGTCAGCCGAAGCGCGCATCCCGCGTTTGTAGAGATTATTAGGCAGATTGATGCTGCGGAGGTGCCCTTGCTGCGGCCAATTCTATTAAATCCAGGGCTACAGCCGATTGTCGAGATCCGACAATCACTAGCAGGCTGTTGA
- a CDS encoding CBS domain-containing protein, which produces MNAAMLCTRDVATCTTQATVVEAAAMMRDAHAGDLVVVSEQDGRRVPVGMVTDRDIVLTVVRADAAPGALFVGDVMSAPVALANADDDIWLLAKRMRQHGVRRLPVVGADGELVGVVSLDDMLRAAAALLDELRLVAARQVYFEEKQRG; this is translated from the coding sequence ATGAATGCCGCGATGCTTTGCACCCGCGATGTCGCCACGTGTACGACGCAGGCTACCGTCGTCGAGGCGGCCGCCATGATGCGCGACGCCCACGCGGGCGATCTCGTCGTCGTGAGCGAACAGGACGGGCGGCGCGTGCCGGTCGGGATGGTCACCGATCGGGACATCGTGCTGACCGTGGTACGCGCCGACGCGGCGCCCGGCGCGCTATTCGTCGGCGACGTGATGTCGGCGCCCGTCGCGCTCGCGAACGCCGACGACGACATCTGGTTGCTCGCGAAGCGGATGCGCCAGCACGGCGTGCGTCGCTTGCCGGTCGTTGGCGCCGATGGGGAACTGGTCGGTGTCGTGTCGCTCGACGACATGCTGCGCGCGGCCGCGGCGCTGCTCGATGAATTGCGTCTCGTCGCTGCGCGTCAGGTGTATTTCGAGGAGAAGCAGCGTGGGTGA
- a CDS encoding PAS domain-containing sensor histidine kinase has protein sequence MMHNDSMDVLTVAGLFVTLGTWAWVFCKMQRVAATDHQTNAACDTPVASSNRDHVVLFNPAAERMVGRSARMPAHPTIATCRSAETEHARRIEPDSAPLANAAGIATCVRAIDASPARAAHPRACAEHNPVATWLMRDGVIVGVNDACLALLGALAPADVIATAASAWLDADGLKGVRRQLAMAPVAPHGRTEPTAGVLTRRDGRTRDVDVLATVSSDAVHAPVLLTFHDVTRRNATERELRESRHALRELARGVQREREAEFARVARELHEGLAQPLDALKIEIAALNARYAQLMQRDGTADEASRKIDAHLDHLAAHVRQLTADLRPPMLDEFGLAATLEWLAQDLFARYGVKIDTDLSATVVDDAAASVLYRIARDALESARLRVPVARIGVQLRQASGFVRLTIREDGALDDAFVDRQRPPALFAIREQVATIGGDADWKTLATGGQELVVHLSSLSRR, from the coding sequence ATGATGCACAACGATTCGATGGACGTATTGACCGTCGCCGGGCTGTTCGTCACGCTCGGAACCTGGGCCTGGGTTTTCTGCAAAATGCAGCGCGTCGCCGCCACGGACCATCAGACGAATGCCGCGTGCGATACGCCCGTCGCGTCCAGCAATCGCGATCACGTCGTTCTGTTCAATCCGGCAGCCGAACGCATGGTCGGACGCAGCGCGCGCATGCCGGCCCACCCTACCATCGCGACGTGTCGATCCGCTGAAACAGAGCACGCGCGCCGTATCGAACCGGACTCGGCACCGCTCGCAAACGCCGCCGGCATCGCGACGTGCGTTCGCGCCATCGACGCATCGCCGGCGCGCGCCGCGCACCCGCGCGCATGTGCCGAACACAACCCCGTTGCGACGTGGCTGATGCGCGACGGCGTGATCGTCGGGGTGAACGACGCATGCCTCGCGCTGCTCGGCGCGCTCGCGCCGGCAGACGTGATCGCCACAGCGGCATCCGCGTGGCTCGACGCGGACGGCCTGAAAGGCGTGCGTCGACAACTGGCGATGGCGCCAGTCGCGCCGCACGGGCGGACCGAGCCGACGGCTGGCGTCCTCACGCGCCGCGACGGTCGGACCCGCGACGTCGACGTGTTGGCGACCGTATCGAGCGACGCAGTTCATGCGCCGGTGCTGTTGACGTTCCACGACGTCACGCGCCGCAATGCGACCGAGCGCGAGCTGCGCGAATCGCGCCATGCGTTGCGCGAGCTCGCGCGCGGCGTGCAGCGTGAGCGCGAGGCCGAATTCGCACGCGTTGCCCGCGAGCTTCACGAAGGGCTCGCACAACCGCTCGACGCGTTGAAGATCGAGATCGCCGCGCTGAACGCACGTTATGCGCAGCTGATGCAGCGAGACGGAACCGCGGACGAAGCCAGCCGGAAGATCGACGCGCATCTGGACCATCTCGCCGCGCACGTGCGGCAACTTACCGCCGACCTCAGGCCGCCGATGCTCGACGAGTTCGGGCTCGCCGCCACGCTCGAGTGGCTCGCGCAGGATCTGTTCGCCCGATACGGCGTGAAGATCGACACCGACCTCAGCGCGACCGTGGTGGACGATGCGGCCGCGTCGGTGCTTTATCGGATCGCACGCGATGCGCTCGAATCCGCGCGGCTGCGCGTGCCCGTTGCGCGCATCGGCGTGCAGTTGCGGCAGGCCAGCGGTTTCGTCAGGTTGACGATCCGGGAGGACGGCGCGCTCGACGACGCCTTCGTCGACCGGCAGCGCCCTCCGGCGCTGTTCGCGATACGCGAGCAGGTCGCGACGATCGGCGGCGACGCCGACTGGAAGACGCTCGCCACGGGCGGGCAGGAACTCGTCGTGCACTTGTCGTCGTTGTCGCGCCGCTAG
- a CDS encoding DUF1488 domain-containing protein, translated as MQISFPSEHPTYSGLDPALIFPALVEGRRVRCAITAEALEDHFRAASPREQDLVDAFARHRPAIERAARSLLEEMGGRPILLHSGYFRFCR; from the coding sequence ATGCAGATCTCGTTTCCATCCGAACATCCGACGTATTCCGGCCTCGATCCCGCGCTGATCTTCCCGGCGCTCGTCGAAGGCCGGCGTGTGCGCTGCGCGATCACCGCGGAAGCGCTGGAAGATCACTTTCGCGCGGCCTCGCCGCGCGAGCAGGATCTGGTCGACGCGTTCGCGCGCCATCGTCCTGCGATCGAGCGCGCCGCGCGCTCGCTGCTCGAGGAAATGGGCGGGCGGCCGATCCTGCTGCACAGCGGCTATTTCAGGTTCTGCAGATGA
- a CDS encoding Hsp20/alpha crystallin family protein, with translation MSNMTRYDPFSIEPVSDLFHGLFRPLRGMTLADQPDLASMKIDVTENDGAYTVKAELPGVAKDDIDVQVTGNTVSINAKVERNKEQKDGERVIRRERYSGAISRSFSLAADIDDANATATYQDGVLSLTLPKKAPVGQKKLTIS, from the coding sequence ATGAGCAATATGACCCGTTACGATCCGTTTTCGATCGAGCCCGTTTCCGACCTGTTCCATGGGCTGTTCAGGCCGTTGCGCGGCATGACGCTTGCCGACCAGCCCGACCTCGCGTCGATGAAGATCGACGTCACCGAGAACGACGGCGCGTACACGGTCAAGGCGGAGTTGCCCGGCGTGGCGAAGGACGACATCGACGTCCAGGTGACCGGCAATACCGTCTCGATCAACGCGAAGGTCGAACGCAACAAAGAACAGAAGGACGGCGAGCGCGTGATCCGGCGCGAACGCTATAGCGGCGCGATCAGCCGTTCGTTCTCGCTGGCCGCGGACATCGACGACGCGAATGCGACGGCGACGTACCAGGATGGCGTGCTGTCGCTGACGCTGCCGAAGAAGGCGCCGGTCGGGCAGAAGAAGCTCACGATCAGCTGA
- a CDS encoding nitroreductase family protein, producing the protein MTEPQRLAYSPAPAALPAPAHGESPEIVDLPSPMLDNDVPLMAALATRMSSREFAAAPLPPATLGTMLWAANGINRPASGGRTAPSAHAFNEIDVYVALPYGVYRYDVPAHRLVLKHAVDARNLTGYQDFVGRAPLDLVYVVRTSAILDMPPQQRDVFAAVAAGAISQNVSLYCASAGLGTVVRGWINHRALADALRLNEDELPILAQTVGFHVGNTATHG; encoded by the coding sequence ATGACCGAACCGCAACGATTGGCCTACTCGCCGGCGCCCGCTGCACTGCCGGCCCCCGCGCACGGGGAATCGCCGGAGATCGTCGATCTGCCGAGCCCGATGCTCGACAACGACGTGCCGCTGATGGCGGCGCTCGCCACCCGGATGAGTTCCCGCGAATTCGCGGCCGCGCCGCTGCCGCCCGCGACGCTCGGCACGATGCTGTGGGCCGCGAACGGGATCAACCGTCCGGCGAGCGGCGGCCGCACGGCGCCGTCCGCGCACGCGTTCAATGAAATCGACGTGTACGTCGCGCTGCCGTACGGCGTCTATCGCTACGACGTGCCCGCGCACCGCCTCGTGCTGAAGCACGCGGTCGATGCGCGCAACCTGACCGGCTATCAGGACTTCGTCGGCCGAGCGCCGCTCGACCTCGTCTATGTCGTACGCACTTCCGCGATACTCGACATGCCGCCGCAGCAACGCGACGTGTTCGCGGCAGTCGCGGCCGGCGCCATCTCGCAGAATGTGTCGCTATATTGCGCGTCGGCCGGCCTCGGGACGGTCGTGCGCGGCTGGATCAACCACCGTGCGCTCGCCGACGCGCTGCGGCTGAACGAGGACGAGTTGCCGATCCTCGCGCAGACGGTCGGCTTCCACGTCGGCAACACTGCGACACACGGGTGA
- a CDS encoding universal stress protein, which translates to MYKNVMVAVDGSPSSKRALDEALKVAASCGARLFAVFAVDKSILLAYGGRIDPDALLDDVRRDGTAVLHDAERAISHAAVNGDTELIETELGQDVAERLQRYVAEHGIDLAVIGTHGRRGVRRLFLGSVAERFLRGSSCPVLLLRSDDPAPAKTAA; encoded by the coding sequence ATGTACAAGAACGTCATGGTCGCCGTGGACGGCAGTCCGTCTTCGAAACGGGCGCTCGACGAAGCGCTGAAGGTCGCTGCGTCGTGCGGCGCGCGCCTGTTCGCGGTGTTCGCCGTCGACAAGTCGATCCTGCTCGCGTATGGCGGGCGCATCGACCCCGACGCGCTGCTCGACGACGTGCGCCGCGACGGCACGGCCGTGCTGCACGACGCGGAACGCGCGATTTCGCATGCGGCCGTCAACGGCGACACGGAGCTCATCGAGACGGAACTCGGGCAGGACGTCGCCGAGCGGCTGCAACGCTATGTCGCCGAGCACGGGATCGACCTCGCGGTCATCGGCACGCACGGGCGACGCGGGGTCCGGCGCTTGTTCCTCGGCAGCGTCGCCGAGCGCTTCCTGCGCGGCTCGAGTTGCCCGGTCCTGCTGCTGCGCAGCGACGATCCCGCGCCGGCCAAGACGGCCGCCTAG
- a CDS encoding IS5 family transposase yields MDEMQEPLFTTVKLEDFVPADHPLRPLRLLVNQALKRLNGLFSTIYADSGRASIAPEKLLRALLLQVFYSVRSERMLMEQMRYNLLFRWFVGLAIEDAVWDHSVFSKNRDRLLEHEVVEAFFTEVMSLADKQGLLSREHFSVDGTLIQAWASHKSFRPKDGSDDPPAGGGRNADTDWKGKRRSNDTHESSTDPDARLFRKGRQSGAILCYQGHILMENRSGLVVGAVVSHADGFGERVSALRLLDCVPGRHAKTLGADKGYDMRDFVRDCRARKVTPHVARNDTHQGGSAIDGRTSRHAGYGISQVIRKRIEEHFGWGKTVGRIRQTAYRGIKRVDQHFKLTMLASNLTRMARILAVVPQGAAR; encoded by the coding sequence ATGGACGAGATGCAAGAACCGCTGTTCACGACGGTAAAGCTGGAAGATTTTGTTCCGGCCGATCACCCATTGAGGCCGCTTCGACTGCTGGTCAATCAAGCGCTGAAGCGACTCAATGGGCTGTTCAGCACGATCTATGCAGACAGCGGTCGAGCATCGATTGCGCCCGAGAAACTGCTGCGTGCGCTGCTGTTGCAAGTGTTTTACTCGGTGCGTAGCGAGCGCATGCTGATGGAACAAATGCGCTACAACTTGCTGTTCCGTTGGTTCGTCGGGCTGGCGATTGAAGACGCCGTCTGGGATCACTCGGTGTTCTCGAAGAACCGCGATCGTTTGCTCGAGCACGAAGTGGTCGAAGCGTTCTTTACCGAAGTCATGAGCTTGGCCGACAAGCAAGGGCTGCTGTCTAGAGAACACTTCTCGGTCGATGGCACGCTGATCCAGGCGTGGGCCAGCCACAAGAGCTTCCGACCCAAGGACGGTTCGGACGATCCACCGGCCGGCGGTGGCCGCAATGCCGACACCGACTGGAAAGGCAAGCGGCGCAGCAACGACACGCACGAATCGAGTACCGATCCGGATGCGCGTCTGTTCCGAAAGGGGCGGCAAAGCGGAGCCATCCTTTGTTATCAGGGGCACATCCTGATGGAGAACCGCTCGGGCTTGGTGGTCGGCGCAGTGGTCAGCCACGCTGACGGTTTCGGCGAACGTGTAAGTGCATTGCGCCTGCTCGACTGTGTGCCGGGTCGTCACGCCAAGACGCTCGGCGCCGACAAGGGTTACGACATGCGCGACTTTGTCCGGGATTGCCGGGCTCGCAAAGTGACGCCACACGTCGCGCGCAACGACACGCATCAAGGCGGCAGCGCGATCGACGGCCGCACTTCGCGACACGCCGGCTATGGCATCAGCCAAGTCATTCGCAAGCGCATCGAAGAGCACTTCGGCTGGGGCAAGACCGTCGGCAGGATTCGACAGACTGCGTATCGCGGCATCAAACGGGTCGACCAGCACTTCAAACTGACGATGCTGGCGAGCAACCTGACTCGAATGGCTCGAATACTGGCAGTGGTGCCACAAGGAGCGGCGCGATGA
- a CDS encoding CBS domain-containing protein has translation MHIGRICTQPVESCTAECSAFELADRMRHGHVGDIVVIEYRNGEAIPIGLVTDRDLVVEVMARGDDPADVTAGQIMSRGLVVVAETDEIGVALEEMRRSGIRRLPVVDDAGRLVGIVTLDDLVEHLAGLLGGVAEVGKLQQIEEHRFRT, from the coding sequence ATGCACATCGGAAGAATCTGTACCCAGCCGGTCGAGTCGTGCACGGCCGAATGCAGCGCGTTCGAACTGGCCGACCGGATGCGGCACGGGCATGTCGGCGATATCGTCGTGATCGAGTACCGCAACGGCGAGGCCATCCCGATCGGTCTGGTGACCGACCGCGATCTGGTGGTCGAGGTGATGGCGCGCGGTGACGATCCGGCCGACGTGACGGCCGGGCAGATCATGTCGCGCGGTCTGGTCGTGGTGGCGGAGACCGACGAGATCGGCGTCGCGCTCGAGGAGATGCGCCGGTCCGGCATCCGCCGGCTGCCGGTCGTCGACGACGCAGGCCGCCTCGTCGGCATCGTGACGCTCGACGACCTCGTCGAGCATCTCGCCGGATTGCTCGGCGGCGTCGCGGAAGTCGGCAAGCTGCAGCAGATCGAGGAGCACCGGTTCCGCACGTGA
- a CDS encoding AAA family ATPase: MSRTRHVSFSLGRANARRKAIQFDRALRRPATYPHPAGRIERIETHLSVVYLAGRYAYKRIKPVRFAFVDLVQPAQRRRCALAEYTLNRALAGPLYLGVWPLVARGRRCAFGEPVQIGTRRQRQPTPGEYLVRMRRFDAHAMLSIRSAVHDAGLADADALAATLAGHHLHAPRRAPRSHFGSAASVAAQCRPLLDTLDVALPREAALHAWYEAELTRIAPLLAERHAQGFVRACHGDLHLDNIVRWRNRILMFDCIEFDDTLRWIDVASDLAFALMDFSAHGRDDCAHRLLSGWLARTGDYAALGVVPCYFVYRALVRALTARLRGDDAARDRYLRIAAAMADTRRDAQPLLLLCHGVSGSGKSLASRALAERLGAIRLSSDVERKRRAGVPDETRLSASAYSDAAIERIYERLLAAAATVIDSGYTTIVDATFLREADRAAFVSLAARRGVRIAILDFTASPATLAARVAARAARGNDSSDADTAVLARQLEHADALTDAETAIAIRFDTDCDAAAYESSEFWAPLFEALHA; the protein is encoded by the coding sequence ATGTCCCGAACGCGCCACGTATCGTTCTCGCTGGGCCGCGCCAACGCACGACGCAAGGCGATCCAGTTCGATCGCGCATTGCGCCGTCCGGCGACCTATCCGCACCCCGCAGGCCGCATCGAGCGGATCGAAACGCATCTGTCCGTCGTCTATCTGGCCGGACGCTACGCGTACAAACGCATCAAGCCGGTGCGCTTCGCGTTCGTCGATCTCGTGCAGCCCGCGCAGCGGCGCCGCTGCGCGCTCGCGGAATACACGCTCAATCGCGCGCTCGCCGGCCCGCTGTATCTCGGCGTCTGGCCGCTCGTCGCGCGCGGCCGACGCTGCGCATTCGGCGAGCCGGTGCAGATCGGCACGCGCCGGCAGCGTCAGCCGACGCCCGGCGAGTACCTCGTACGCATGCGCCGGTTCGACGCGCACGCGATGCTGTCGATTCGCAGCGCGGTGCACGACGCCGGCCTCGCGGATGCCGATGCGCTCGCCGCCACGCTGGCCGGCCATCATCTGCACGCGCCGCGCCGCGCCCCGCGCAGCCACTTCGGCAGCGCGGCGAGCGTGGCCGCGCAGTGCCGGCCGCTGCTCGATACGCTCGACGTCGCGCTGCCGCGCGAAGCCGCGCTGCACGCGTGGTACGAAGCGGAACTGACGCGCATCGCACCGCTGCTCGCCGAGCGGCACGCGCAGGGTTTCGTGCGCGCATGCCACGGCGATCTGCATCTCGACAACATCGTGCGCTGGCGCAACCGCATCCTGATGTTCGACTGCATCGAATTCGACGACACGCTGCGCTGGATCGACGTGGCGAGCGATCTCGCGTTCGCGCTGATGGACTTCTCCGCACACGGTCGGGACGATTGCGCGCACCGCTTGCTGTCCGGGTGGCTCGCGCGCACCGGCGACTACGCGGCGCTCGGCGTGGTGCCGTGCTATTTCGTCTATCGCGCGCTGGTGCGCGCCCTGACCGCGCGACTGCGGGGCGACGATGCAGCGCGCGACCGCTATCTGCGCATTGCAGCGGCGATGGCCGACACACGCCGCGACGCGCAACCGCTGCTGCTCCTGTGTCACGGCGTGTCGGGCTCTGGCAAATCGCTGGCCAGCCGCGCGCTGGCCGAGCGGCTCGGCGCAATCCGGCTGTCCAGCGACGTCGAGCGCAAGCGGCGCGCGGGCGTACCGGACGAAACGCGCCTGTCCGCCAGCGCCTATTCGGACGCGGCGATCGAGCGGATCTACGAACGGCTGCTGGCAGCGGCCGCGACCGTCATCGACAGCGGCTACACGACGATCGTCGATGCGACGTTCCTGCGCGAAGCCGACCGCGCGGCATTCGTGTCGCTCGCCGCACGGCGCGGCGTGCGCATCGCGATTCTGGATTTCACCGCGAGCCCGGCCACGCTCGCCGCACGCGTGGCCGCAAGGGCAGCACGCGGGAACGATTCTTCCGATGCCGACACCGCCGTGCTGGCGCGGCAGCTCGAGCATGCGGACGCGCTGACCGACGCGGAGACTGCGATCGCGATTCGCTTCGACACCGACTGCGATGCCGCGGCATACGAAAGCAGCGAGTTCTGGGCGCCGTTGTTCGAGGCGCTGCACGCGTAA
- a CDS encoding BON domain-containing protein encodes MKTDKQLKQDVEDELESDPAIDATRIGVEVVDRVVTLSGHPPSYAEKLAIERAANRVAGVKALVVDMTVHLLDDDVRTDEDIAKAVRSVLHWTVGVHDDALKVQVERGWITLSGTVDSAYQSHLAVRAISQMRSVTGVTDHIAVLGAVGADDISGNIKRAIMRHAEREAKHITIDVHDGTVRLSGKVGSFSERKAVRGAAWSARGVRAVVDDLVVE; translated from the coding sequence ATGAAAACCGACAAGCAGTTGAAGCAGGACGTCGAGGACGAGTTGGAGTCCGACCCGGCGATCGATGCGACGCGCATCGGCGTCGAGGTGGTCGACCGGGTCGTGACGCTTTCGGGGCATCCGCCGAGCTACGCGGAGAAGCTGGCGATCGAACGCGCGGCGAATCGCGTGGCCGGCGTGAAGGCGCTCGTCGTCGACATGACCGTGCACCTGCTGGACGACGACGTGCGCACCGACGAGGACATCGCGAAGGCGGTGCGGTCGGTGCTGCACTGGACGGTCGGGGTGCACGACGACGCGCTCAAGGTGCAGGTCGAGCGCGGCTGGATCACGCTGTCGGGCACGGTCGACTCGGCGTACCAGAGCCATCTGGCCGTGCGGGCGATCTCGCAGATGCGCAGCGTGACGGGCGTGACCGACCACATTGCGGTGCTGGGTGCGGTCGGCGCGGACGACATCAGCGGCAACATCAAGCGCGCGATCATGCGCCATGCGGAGCGTGAGGCGAAGCACATCACGATCGACGTGCACGACGGCACCGTGCGGCTGTCCGGCAAGGTCGGCTCGTTTTCCGAGCGCAAGGCCGTGCGCGGTGCTGCGTGGTCGGCGCGCGGCGTGCGTGCGGTGGTCGACGATCTGGTGGTCGAGTGA
- a CDS encoding DUF4304 domain-containing protein, producing the protein MSRKEMDSALKARFVPALRQRGFKGSLPHFRRQRDGRVDLLTVQFDRHGGGFVVELAQCGVGGITTHWGKFISASMVTAHVLHPRQRHRLGALGPNNDHWFRFDDGSSPMAVADTLCAHLDEAERWWASR; encoded by the coding sequence ATGAGTCGTAAGGAGATGGACAGCGCGTTGAAAGCGCGTTTTGTTCCTGCGCTTCGCCAGCGAGGGTTCAAAGGTTCTTTGCCTCATTTTCGACGACAACGAGATGGTCGGGTTGATCTGCTGACGGTGCAGTTCGATCGTCACGGAGGGGGCTTCGTCGTGGAGCTGGCTCAATGCGGGGTGGGGGGTATCACCACCCACTGGGGGAAATTCATCTCCGCCAGTATGGTCACGGCACACGTTCTACATCCTCGCCAGCGCCATAGACTCGGCGCGCTTGGGCCGAATAATGACCACTGGTTTCGATTCGACGACGGCAGTTCGCCGATGGCTGTCGCGGACACGCTATGCGCTCACCTCGACGAGGCTGAGCGGTGGTGGGCCAGCCGCTAA
- a CDS encoding Crp/Fnr family transcriptional regulator — MERSRPRPDAAITRFASRSTAPTIRALAIADSCVIYAINGRLIRSPVALATGLRRRLNIVHDWYALFDEVKKLGGYPSDAQLAEALALTRAQISAWRTGKSDLGTLSKLRILDALGQDDVRSAVLSLLPESNRDILIRQHLELVARVAQGTQSDRGSRDGARATGAAPSDNRLLRALPADELDRLAPHLVPVDLAPGQVLHKQGDSLSHLYLPTTAACVVFHSTKASAPLGLAMIGNDGLVGLSACIGEPRAANRVVVQGAGHAYRLDADVAKQEFSLGGTFQRLLLRYTQALLAQMSQLTVCGHHHSPLEQLCRWLLQTLDRLDGNAIQFSRKVFPGVLAFDGALARNTLRKLETDGAIRYRPGLITIVDRDAIEHHACECHRILCRNDARVFATR; from the coding sequence GTGGAACGAAGCCGCCCCCGGCCCGACGCCGCCATCACACGATTCGCGTCCCGGTCGACCGCGCCGACCATTCGCGCGCTCGCGATCGCGGATTCATGCGTCATTTATGCTATAAATGGGCGCCTGATCCGATCCCCTGTTGCCCTCGCGACGGGACTGCGTCGCAGGCTGAACATCGTGCACGACTGGTATGCATTATTCGACGAAGTAAAGAAGCTGGGCGGCTATCCCAGCGACGCCCAACTCGCGGAGGCGCTCGCGTTGACCCGCGCCCAGATATCCGCGTGGCGCACCGGTAAGAGCGACCTCGGCACGCTGTCGAAGCTGCGCATCCTCGATGCGCTCGGTCAGGACGACGTGCGCTCCGCGGTCCTGAGTCTCCTGCCGGAAAGCAACCGCGACATCCTGATCCGTCAGCATCTCGAACTCGTCGCGCGCGTGGCGCAAGGCACGCAGTCCGATCGCGGCAGTCGCGACGGCGCGCGCGCAACCGGTGCCGCGCCTTCGGACAACCGGCTGCTGCGTGCGCTGCCGGCCGACGAACTCGACCGGCTAGCACCGCATCTCGTACCGGTCGATCTCGCGCCCGGACAAGTGCTCCACAAGCAAGGCGACAGCCTGAGCCACCTGTATCTGCCGACTACCGCGGCCTGCGTCGTCTTCCATTCCACGAAAGCGAGCGCACCGCTCGGCCTGGCCATGATCGGCAACGACGGGCTCGTGGGCTTGTCCGCATGTATCGGCGAGCCGCGCGCGGCCAACCGCGTGGTCGTCCAGGGCGCGGGCCATGCATACCGGCTCGACGCCGACGTCGCCAAACAGGAATTCTCGCTCGGCGGCACGTTCCAGCGACTGCTGCTGCGCTATACGCAGGCATTGCTCGCGCAGATGTCGCAACTCACCGTGTGCGGGCATCACCATTCGCCGCTGGAGCAGCTGTGCCGCTGGCTGCTGCAAACGCTCGACCGGCTGGACGGCAACGCGATCCAGTTCAGCAGGAAAGTCTTTCCGGGGGTGCTGGCGTTCGACGGCGCGCTCGCCCGCAATACGCTGCGCAAACTGGAGACCGACGGCGCGATCCGCTATCGTCCCGGCCTCATCACGATCGTCGATCGCGACGCGATCGAGCACCACGCGTGCGAGTGCCACCGCATCCTGTGTCGCAACGACGCACGCGTGTTCGCCACGCGCTGA